A window of the Miscanthus floridulus cultivar M001 chromosome 14, ASM1932011v1, whole genome shotgun sequence genome harbors these coding sequences:
- the LOC136505971 gene encoding classical arabinogalactan protein 9-like, which translates to MPPMPYVPSAALILRLVFMVYYHARRIGVPFDNDNIRDSLLNALRNLLGEERGGAREGPARRRRRGHHGASAPVAPTQAAVIVPASWSSGHGVAPYHPPWPNMAPGSSDWVPVALAAMPPVAGPSSSTGAGPSSSAPAASPPPATGSATAAATPLANGTATAATLSPTTPRPCATLAARRSTAPLRLFSREAGEILDPALQAPPPPPPSTPPAVNIANQAVSPTMRPTWISVPHGPSARAQASPRANGRVPALENGHASPRANGGGGASSSLGGHAPPSA; encoded by the coding sequence ATGCCACCAATGCCCTACGTACCTTCTGCAGCACTCATTCTGCGCCTCGTCTTCATGGTGTACTACCACGCGCGCCGCATTGGAGTCCCCTTCGACAACGACAACATCCGTGATTCCCTCCTCAACGCCCTGCGCAACCTCCTTGGGGAGGAACGTGGGGGAGCCAGGGAGGGCCCTGCTCGTCGCCGACGCCGTGGTCATCACGGAGCATCTGCTCCCGTGGCGCCAACCCAAGCAGCGGTTATAGTCCCTGCGTCCTGGAGTTCGGGCCATGGCGTGGCTCCATACCACCCACCATGGCCGAACATGGCGCCGGGATCCTCCGACTGGGTACCAGTTGCGCTCGCCGCCATGCCACCAGTCGCCGGACCTTCTTCCTCGACCGGTGCGGGCCCATCGTCTTCGGCTCCGGCGGCTTCACCTCCACCGGCGACAGGGTCGGCTACTGCAGCTGCGACCCCGTTGGCCAACGGAACCGCCACAGCCGCGACTCTGTCTCCGACGACGCCACGGCCTTGTGCGACCCTCGCTGCGCGTAGGTCCACGGCACCGCTCCGACTCTTCTCCAGGGAGGCCGGCGAGATCCTAGATCCGGCCCTAcaggctcctcctccaccacctccgtCCACTCCTCCGGCAGTGAACATCGCCAACCAGGCGGTGAGCCCGACCATGCGTCCGACCTGGATCTCTGTGCCGCATGGCCCATCCGCACGCGCGCAGGCGAGTCCTCGCGCGAACGGACGCGTCCCGGCGCTGGAGAACGGGCACGCTAGTCCACGCGCGAACGGCGGTGGTGGCGCTTCCTCCTCCTTGGGGGGGCATGCCCCTCCTTCCGCTTGA